A genomic window from Paraburkholderia phytofirmans OLGA172 includes:
- a CDS encoding porin, with the protein MKRVALSTLSLALLGVTGMAHAQSSVTLYGLIDESIQYVHNTQDAAGKNKNLVAMVAGNLQGDRFGLKGTEDLGGGLKAIFQLENGFDVNTGKLNQGGRMFGRQAYVGLTGDQWGTVTLGRQYDPLVDLVQPLTGDNYFGSTFTTPGDVDNNDNSSRTNSAIKYTSPVWGGLQFEGMYALGGVAGQTGSGQTWSGAATYATGPFSVAAGYFRADNGNTLASRTAGTPPTAGWNGSTSDGTFDGQVNSAYAAAKSIGIASVAAQYVTGPFTVNLRYSNAQYKPDANSGFGSTEKYNVGGVYFGYQATPAMLVGVGYIYTKGTGDSSAKYNQVSLGGDYNLSKRTDVYLVGAWQHASGEQRNSSGQLVSAGASIGSYGYNSASNSQEMVSLGIRHKF; encoded by the coding sequence ATGAAACGAGTCGCACTGTCTACCCTCTCGCTGGCGCTTCTCGGCGTCACCGGCATGGCGCATGCTCAAAGCAGCGTTACCCTTTACGGCCTGATCGATGAATCGATCCAGTACGTTCACAACACACAAGACGCAGCTGGTAAGAATAAGAATCTGGTCGCGATGGTCGCCGGCAACCTGCAAGGCGATCGTTTTGGCCTGAAGGGCACGGAAGACCTCGGCGGTGGCCTGAAGGCAATCTTCCAGTTGGAAAACGGCTTTGACGTGAACACCGGCAAGCTGAATCAAGGCGGCCGGATGTTCGGTCGTCAAGCCTACGTCGGCCTGACGGGCGACCAGTGGGGCACGGTCACGCTGGGTCGTCAGTACGACCCGCTGGTCGACCTGGTTCAGCCGCTGACGGGTGACAACTACTTCGGTTCCACCTTCACAACGCCGGGCGACGTCGATAACAACGACAACTCCTCGCGCACGAACAGCGCCATCAAGTACACCTCGCCGGTGTGGGGCGGCCTCCAGTTCGAAGGCATGTACGCGCTGGGTGGCGTGGCGGGTCAAACGGGTTCGGGTCAAACGTGGTCGGGCGCTGCAACGTACGCAACGGGTCCGTTCAGCGTGGCTGCAGGCTACTTCCGCGCCGACAACGGCAACACGCTGGCTAGCCGCACGGCTGGCACGCCGCCGACGGCAGGCTGGAACGGCAGCACGTCGGACGGTACGTTCGACGGCCAGGTCAACTCGGCCTACGCTGCAGCCAAGTCGATCGGCATCGCTTCGGTCGCAGCGCAATACGTGACAGGCCCGTTCACGGTCAACCTGCGCTACAGCAATGCGCAATACAAGCCGGATGCGAATTCGGGCTTCGGTTCGACCGAGAAGTACAACGTCGGCGGCGTGTACTTTGGCTACCAGGCAACGCCGGCTATGCTGGTGGGCGTGGGCTACATCTACACGAAGGGCACGGGCGACTCGAGCGCAAAGTACAACCAGGTTTCCCTGGGCGGCGACTACAACCTGTCGAAGCGCACGGACGTCTACCTGGTCGGCGCATGGCAACACGCAAGCGGCGAACAGCGTAACTCGAGCGGCCAACTGGTCTCGGCTGGCGCATCGATCGGTTCGTACGGCTACAACTCGGCTTCCAACTCGCAAGAAATGGTTAGCCTGGGCATCCGCCACAAGTTCTAA
- a CDS encoding YbaK/EbsC family protein, giving the protein MHSHELVKQLDVIPAEQLSAHLPAHVVENLPAQGVTVFAVSDDASDTAEFSARYGFGLEDCANTIVIRYKKAGAEHYAALVSLGSLRLDINGAVKAALGAQRLSFAKREAAVEHSGMEFGGITAFGLPEDWRILVDAAVMERTQIVMGAGVRAAKLLLAPEVLQQWPRCEVASLALPEGQ; this is encoded by the coding sequence ATGCACTCGCACGAACTCGTCAAGCAACTGGATGTCATTCCCGCGGAACAACTGAGCGCGCATTTGCCGGCGCATGTCGTCGAGAATCTGCCGGCCCAGGGCGTGACCGTATTTGCCGTTAGCGACGACGCTTCGGACACCGCCGAATTCAGTGCGCGCTACGGCTTCGGCCTCGAGGACTGCGCCAACACGATCGTGATCCGCTACAAGAAGGCGGGCGCCGAGCATTACGCGGCGCTGGTCTCGCTGGGTTCGCTGCGTCTGGACATCAATGGTGCGGTAAAAGCTGCGCTGGGCGCGCAGCGCCTTTCGTTCGCCAAACGGGAGGCCGCCGTGGAGCATAGCGGGATGGAGTTCGGCGGAATTACTGCCTTCGGCTTGCCGGAAGACTGGCGTATTCTCGTCGACGCCGCAGTCATGGAGCGTACTCAGATCGTGATGGGGGCAGGGGTGCGAGCGGCCAAGCTACTGTTGGCGCCCGAGGTGCTGCAGCAGTGGCCGCGCTGTGAAGTTGCCTCGCTTGCGCTGCCGGAAGGGCAGTGA
- a CDS encoding YihY/virulence factor BrkB family protein, producing the protein MDIDTLSAEKLRLVARKQANWAIGAFKQFADDRCAAMAASIAFYAAFSLAPTLVMVIAVAGWFFGAAAARGELFTHIHGLLGDQAAAGVQTIVENAHHSGSAGGIAAIISFSMLAIGASATFSSLNSALNLVWPYTGPRSSSVIAMVRVRLISFGLVLGVAFLLIVSLVLDTVITFVGKWLWGDSPYVVIGNLLQLGVGLLVLAFAFAGLLKFLPDAKVRWVDALVGGIVAAVLFSAGKKLFALYIAHAGMASSFGAAGSLAVLLMWLYFSAAVLLLGAEFSAARGRMHDPRGGWGMQEESPPGSRAKLASVLAASTVSADAVPRMEDREARAARFAPATGAAASALATAAPASALSRMQRRKKTSARAAAVKLGRTVVLAEAQATHFAAVTLVEAGRTAVAADRYVKRHPWTSVLFAAAAGLAAAAMARRSGDDNSRRE; encoded by the coding sequence ATGGACATCGACACGCTTTCCGCCGAGAAGCTCCGATTGGTGGCCCGCAAGCAGGCCAATTGGGCAATCGGCGCATTCAAGCAGTTTGCCGACGACCGCTGCGCGGCCATGGCCGCCAGCATCGCCTTCTATGCGGCATTCTCGCTCGCGCCCACGCTGGTCATGGTGATCGCCGTGGCAGGCTGGTTCTTCGGCGCCGCAGCCGCGCGCGGCGAACTGTTCACCCACATTCACGGCCTGCTCGGCGACCAGGCCGCCGCGGGCGTGCAAACCATCGTTGAGAACGCCCATCACAGCGGCAGCGCCGGTGGCATCGCGGCGATCATTTCGTTCTCGATGCTGGCGATCGGCGCCTCGGCGACCTTCTCGTCGCTCAATAGCGCACTCAATCTGGTGTGGCCATATACCGGCCCACGCTCGTCGAGCGTGATCGCGATGGTGCGCGTGCGGCTGATTTCGTTCGGCCTGGTGCTCGGTGTCGCGTTCCTGCTGATCGTCTCGCTGGTGCTCGATACGGTCATCACGTTCGTCGGCAAATGGCTGTGGGGCGACTCGCCGTACGTGGTGATCGGCAATCTGCTGCAACTCGGCGTCGGCTTGCTGGTGCTGGCCTTCGCCTTTGCCGGCCTGCTGAAGTTTCTGCCGGACGCCAAGGTGCGCTGGGTCGATGCGCTCGTCGGCGGGATCGTCGCGGCCGTGCTGTTCTCGGCCGGCAAGAAGCTGTTTGCGCTATATATCGCGCACGCGGGGATGGCGAGCTCGTTCGGCGCGGCCGGCTCGCTGGCGGTGCTGCTGATGTGGCTGTACTTCTCGGCCGCCGTGCTCCTGCTCGGCGCGGAGTTTTCGGCGGCGCGCGGGCGCATGCACGATCCGCGCGGCGGCTGGGGCATGCAGGAAGAGTCGCCGCCGGGCAGCCGTGCCAAGCTCGCTTCGGTGCTGGCGGCATCGACGGTATCGGCGGATGCTGTGCCTCGCATGGAAGATCGCGAAGCCCGTGCTGCCAGGTTTGCGCCTGCAACTGGAGCAGCCGCTTCTGCGCTTGCCACCGCTGCTCCGGCGTCAGCTTTGTCACGGATGCAAAGGCGGAAGAAGACTTCCGCACGAGCGGCCGCGGTCAAGCTCGGCCGGACCGTCGTCCTTGCCGAAGCGCAGGCGACACACTTCGCCGCCGTCACGCTCGTAGAAGCGGGCCGCACCGCCGTTGCGGCCGATCGCTATGTCAAACGGCATCCGTGGACCTCGGTGCTGTTTGCGGCAGCGGCCGGCCTGGCAGCCGCTGCCATGGCGCGCCGCAGCGGGGACGACAACAGCCGGCGCGAGTAG
- a CDS encoding YSC84-related protein, producing the protein MRRRQFIMTTSAALATAGLGLAGCTTTSPSSSTSSSANAGKRDTINAGVDSTLSRLYANVTGSHELVDKARGVLVFPSVISAGFWVGGQYGEGALRVAGRTTGYYSTVAGSFGLQIGAQSKALIFLFMTQDAFDTFLSSQGWAAGADATVAVLKVGANGAVDTSTATSPVEAFVLTNGGLMAGISLEGTKVSRLII; encoded by the coding sequence ATGCGCAGACGACAATTCATCATGACCACGAGCGCCGCTTTGGCTACGGCGGGTCTTGGCCTCGCCGGCTGCACGACCACGTCGCCATCCTCGAGCACGTCGTCTTCGGCGAACGCCGGCAAGCGCGACACGATCAACGCCGGCGTCGATTCCACCCTGTCACGGCTCTACGCGAACGTCACAGGGTCGCATGAACTGGTCGACAAAGCGCGCGGCGTGCTCGTGTTCCCGTCGGTGATTTCGGCGGGCTTCTGGGTCGGCGGGCAATACGGCGAAGGCGCGTTGCGCGTGGCCGGCCGCACGACGGGCTACTACAGCACCGTTGCGGGTTCGTTCGGTTTGCAGATCGGCGCGCAGTCCAAAGCGCTCATCTTCCTGTTCATGACGCAAGACGCGTTCGACACATTCCTCAGCAGCCAGGGGTGGGCAGCAGGCGCCGATGCAACGGTCGCCGTGCTGAAGGTCGGCGCGAACGGCGCGGTGGATACCTCGACCGCCACCAGCCCGGTGGAAGCTTTTGTGCTGACGAATGGCGGCCTGATGGCCGGTATATCGCTCGAAGGCACCAAGGTCTCACGACTGATCATCTGA
- a CDS encoding FAD-binding oxidoreductase encodes MVSVSSSAAEELKAAIRGELLLPGDAGFDEARSIWNAMIDRHPAMILRCAGVADVRRGVAFARDNGLPLAVHSGGHNIAGTALCDEGLVIDLSPMKSVYIDSAARRAHVEPGATLGDFDHEAQAFGLATPLGINSTTGVAGLTLGGGFGWLSRRYGMTVDNLISADVVTADGELLHASADSHEDLFWAIRGGGGNFGVVTRFEFALHPVGPLVYGGLVVLPLDQAKHALHQYRTAAEQMPDELSVWAVLRLAPPLPFLPPEAHGKPVIVFAMCYTGPVENGPSVVEAVRGFGTPLGEHLGPMPYAMWQQAFDPLLTPGARNYWKSHNLDGIPDGLIDALLDAINRLPSPQCEIFFGQIGAQTTRVPVEATAYSSRDTQYAMNVHGRWDDASDDERCIAWARAFFDAAAPFALGSVYVNFMTQEEGGRVADAYGPNYERLVAAKNRYDPQNLFRHNQNIRPAA; translated from the coding sequence ATGGTTAGCGTGTCCAGCAGCGCCGCTGAAGAACTCAAGGCCGCGATCCGAGGCGAATTGTTGCTGCCCGGCGACGCGGGTTTCGACGAGGCCCGCAGCATCTGGAATGCAATGATCGACCGGCATCCGGCGATGATCCTGCGCTGCGCCGGCGTGGCCGACGTGCGCCGCGGCGTAGCATTCGCGCGCGACAACGGTCTGCCGCTGGCGGTGCACAGCGGCGGCCATAACATCGCCGGCACCGCGCTGTGCGACGAAGGTCTCGTGATCGACCTGTCGCCGATGAAATCGGTCTATATCGATTCGGCAGCGCGGCGCGCGCATGTCGAGCCTGGCGCTACGCTCGGCGATTTCGACCACGAAGCGCAAGCGTTCGGGCTCGCCACGCCGCTTGGCATCAACTCGACCACCGGCGTAGCAGGTCTGACGCTGGGTGGCGGGTTCGGCTGGCTGAGCCGCAGATATGGCATGACCGTCGACAATCTGATTTCAGCGGACGTGGTCACCGCCGACGGCGAGTTGCTGCACGCAAGCGCCGACTCGCATGAAGATCTGTTCTGGGCGATTCGCGGCGGCGGCGGCAATTTTGGCGTGGTGACGCGCTTCGAGTTCGCGCTGCATCCCGTAGGGCCACTCGTATACGGCGGCCTCGTCGTGCTGCCGCTGGATCAGGCGAAGCATGCCCTGCACCAGTACCGCACGGCTGCGGAACAGATGCCGGACGAGTTGAGCGTATGGGCCGTTTTGCGGCTCGCGCCACCGCTGCCGTTCCTGCCGCCCGAGGCGCACGGCAAGCCGGTCATCGTATTCGCGATGTGCTACACGGGCCCCGTCGAAAACGGACCGTCCGTGGTGGAGGCCGTGCGCGGCTTCGGCACGCCGCTCGGCGAACATCTTGGGCCGATGCCGTACGCCATGTGGCAACAGGCGTTCGATCCCCTGCTTACACCGGGCGCTCGTAACTACTGGAAGTCGCACAACCTCGACGGCATACCGGACGGCCTCATCGATGCGCTGCTCGATGCGATCAACAGGCTGCCGTCGCCTCAATGCGAAATTTTCTTCGGGCAGATCGGCGCACAGACGACCCGGGTGCCGGTCGAAGCCACAGCCTATTCGAGCCGCGACACGCAGTATGCGATGAACGTGCACGGCCGTTGGGACGACGCGAGCGACGACGAGCGCTGCATAGCCTGGGCTCGCGCTTTCTTCGACGCGGCCGCACCGTTCGCGCTAGGCAGCGTGTACGTCAACTTCATGACACAGGAGGAAGGCGGCCGGGTGGCTGACGCGTATGGGCCGAACTACGAGCGCCTCGTCGCCGCGAAGAACCGCTACGACCCGCAAAACCTGTTCCGCCACAATCAGAATATCCGCCCGGCGGCGTAG